The following are from one region of the Mycolicibacterium helvum genome:
- a CDS encoding NAD(P)H-binding protein has protein sequence MRFLVTGATGYVGSRLVAALLDAGHDVVAATRDPEKLGRLGWCERVTAVVLDADDPSSVESAFAVAGQIDVVYYLVHGIGQPGFRERDNSGAATVAAGARAAGVKRIVYLGGFVPDGAALSEHLAGRAEVAGALSVEGGAELVWLGAAVIIGAGSTSFEMVRYVGDRFWLIPLPPWADHDIDPISIRDVLYYLLAAADPTVVPAGAYDIAGPGRTTYRELLSTYVDAVGSLRAGLPMRDIVPRSVVGRMAGVAVPVPTGLAADLIESLDHSMTASDTVLRDHVPDPPGGLTAIEDAVAAAVSRRPPCPVDELADPHHLADSDPIWAGGDALRLRRVAATVTPAMARPALELFDSVPGPLAGVLRTGLDLLLAKVRAH, from the coding sequence CTGCGCTTTCTGGTCACTGGTGCCACTGGATACGTCGGCTCCCGGCTGGTGGCCGCGTTGCTCGACGCCGGCCACGACGTCGTCGCCGCCACCCGCGACCCGGAAAAGCTCGGCCGGCTCGGCTGGTGTGAGCGGGTGACAGCGGTCGTCCTTGATGCCGACGACCCGAGTTCGGTGGAATCAGCGTTTGCCGTTGCCGGCCAGATCGATGTCGTCTACTACCTGGTGCACGGGATCGGCCAGCCCGGCTTCCGCGAGCGGGACAACTCCGGGGCTGCCACTGTCGCGGCTGGGGCCAGGGCTGCTGGGGTGAAGCGGATCGTGTACCTCGGTGGGTTCGTGCCCGACGGCGCCGCGCTCTCCGAACACCTGGCCGGCCGGGCCGAGGTCGCAGGCGCACTGAGTGTCGAAGGCGGAGCCGAACTGGTCTGGCTCGGCGCGGCGGTCATCATCGGGGCTGGGTCGACGTCCTTCGAAATGGTGCGCTACGTCGGCGACCGATTCTGGCTGATCCCGTTGCCGCCGTGGGCCGATCATGACATCGACCCGATCTCGATCCGCGATGTGCTGTACTACCTGTTGGCCGCCGCAGATCCGACCGTCGTACCGGCTGGTGCGTACGACATCGCGGGACCGGGCCGGACCACCTATCGCGAGCTGTTGTCGACCTACGTCGACGCGGTGGGCTCGCTTCGCGCGGGGTTGCCGATGCGCGACATTGTGCCCCGCAGTGTTGTCGGCCGGATGGCCGGCGTCGCGGTGCCGGTGCCGACCGGGCTGGCGGCCGATCTCATCGAATCGCTGGACCATTCGATGACGGCCTCCGACACTGTCTTGCGTGACCATGTGCCCGATCCGCCGGGTGGCCTCACCGCCATCGAGGACGCCGTCGCCGCGGCGGTATCCCGTCGACCGCCATGCCCGGTCGATGAGCTGGCCGACCCGCATCACCTGGCCGACAGCGATCCGATCTGGGCCGGGGGAGACGCGTTGCGGCTGCGCCGGGTGGCTGCGACGGTGACGCCCGCGATGGCCCGACCTGCGCTGGAGCTGTTCGATTCGGTGCCCGGTCCGCTGGCCGGTGTGCTGCGAACCGGACTCGATCTACTGCTGGCGAAGGTGCGTGCGCATTGA
- a CDS encoding gamma carbonic anhydrase family protein, which produces MAEPLIMSVRGHSPELHDESWVAPNAAVIGQVRLAARVSVWYSATLRAEAEWIDVGEGSNVQDGSTVHVDPGFPVRIGAGVTVGHNAVLHGCTVEDGSLVGMGAIVLNGAVIGAGSIVAAGAVVPQGMVVPPRSLVAGVPAKVRRALSDAELDGNNLNAAVYEHLIDLHRNPQ; this is translated from the coding sequence ATGGCCGAACCACTGATCATGTCCGTGCGCGGACACTCTCCCGAATTGCACGACGAGTCCTGGGTCGCGCCCAACGCGGCGGTGATCGGCCAGGTGCGACTCGCCGCGCGAGTCAGTGTCTGGTACTCGGCGACGCTGCGCGCCGAGGCCGAGTGGATCGACGTCGGCGAGGGCAGCAATGTTCAGGACGGCTCCACTGTGCACGTCGACCCGGGTTTTCCGGTGCGGATCGGCGCCGGTGTGACGGTCGGGCACAACGCCGTGTTGCACGGGTGCACGGTCGAGGACGGGTCCCTGGTCGGGATGGGCGCGATCGTGCTCAACGGGGCGGTGATCGGGGCGGGGTCGATCGTCGCCGCTGGCGCAGTGGTGCCGCAGGGCATGGTCGTGCCGCCGCGATCGCTGGTGGCCGGGGTGCCGGCCAAGGTCCGGCGCGCGTTGTCCGACGCCGAGCTGGACGGCAACAACCTCAACGCCGCGGTGTACGAACACCTCATCGACCTGCACCGCAACCCACAGTAG
- a CDS encoding fasciclin domain-containing protein, with translation MSTRTKSLGVAAALAAIAVAIPTAVQAYADPTPTTTTPAAPTTSEIPAPSMSQLPDPQGSGCDAYKNRIPSGPGSFASMGTQSATAAIAANPDLSTFSAAISGGLNPAVNITSVIDGGPYVIFAPTNDAFAKLDEATLAEFKSDPALLTSTLFYHLVLGYLGPDDLHGKMPTQQGSQVNVTGKGGDIKINDSVKVLCGYTTRAAYIYMIDTVLSPGDAPTPNTATSTTSPTTTPTTSSTPTTTTKPA, from the coding sequence GTGAGCACTCGTACCAAGTCCCTCGGCGTCGCTGCGGCGCTGGCGGCCATCGCCGTCGCCATCCCGACCGCCGTCCAGGCCTACGCCGATCCGACGCCCACCACGACCACCCCGGCAGCGCCGACCACGTCGGAAATCCCCGCGCCGAGCATGAGCCAGCTGCCCGATCCGCAGGGCTCGGGCTGCGACGCCTACAAGAACAGGATCCCCTCCGGGCCCGGATCGTTCGCCAGCATGGGCACCCAGTCGGCGACCGCGGCCATCGCCGCCAACCCGGACCTGAGCACCTTCAGCGCGGCGATCTCCGGCGGGCTGAACCCGGCCGTCAACATCACCAGCGTCATCGACGGCGGCCCATACGTGATCTTCGCGCCCACCAACGATGCGTTCGCCAAGCTGGACGAGGCGACGCTGGCCGAGTTCAAGAGTGATCCGGCGCTGCTGACGTCGACGCTTTTCTATCACTTGGTGCTCGGCTACCTCGGCCCCGACGACCTGCACGGCAAGATGCCGACGCAGCAGGGCAGCCAGGTGAACGTGACCGGCAAGGGCGGCGATATCAAGATCAACGACAGCGTGAAGGTGTTGTGCGGCTACACCACTCGCGCCGCCTACATCTACATGATCGACACCGTGCTCAGCCCCGGCGATGCGCCGACCCCGAACACGGCGACGAGCACGACAAGCCCGACGACCACCCCGACGACGTCGAGCACCCCGACGACGACAACCAAGCCGGCCTAA
- a CDS encoding crotonase/enoyl-CoA hydratase family protein — protein sequence MTDVETPAALSERRGNVLLITINRPDARNAVNGAVSTAVGDLLQQAQDDADIWAVVITGAGDKSFCAGADLKAISRRENLFHSQHPEWGFAGYVRHFIDKPTIAAVNGTALGGGTELALASDLVVAEESAKFGLPEVKRGLVAAAGGVFRIVDQLPRKVAMHLLFTGEPITAAEALGWGLINEVVPDGTVVDAAMALAQRITANAPLAVQASKRVAVGVDDRVITADEAGWTRTMREIGALMKSEDAKEGPLAFAEKRQPVWKAR from the coding sequence ATGACTGACGTCGAGACCCCCGCCGCTCTTTCCGAGCGGCGGGGCAACGTCCTGCTGATCACCATCAACCGCCCCGATGCGCGCAACGCCGTCAACGGCGCGGTGAGTACCGCCGTCGGTGACTTGCTGCAGCAGGCCCAGGACGACGCCGACATCTGGGCTGTGGTGATCACCGGCGCTGGTGACAAGTCGTTCTGTGCCGGGGCTGACCTGAAGGCAATCTCGCGGCGGGAGAACCTCTTTCACTCGCAGCACCCCGAGTGGGGCTTCGCCGGCTACGTTCGTCATTTCATCGACAAGCCGACCATCGCCGCGGTCAACGGCACCGCCCTGGGTGGCGGCACCGAACTCGCCCTGGCCAGCGATCTGGTGGTTGCCGAAGAGAGCGCTAAGTTCGGCTTGCCCGAAGTCAAGCGCGGCCTGGTCGCGGCGGCCGGCGGGGTGTTCCGCATCGTCGATCAGCTGCCGCGCAAGGTGGCCATGCACTTGCTGTTCACCGGCGAACCGATCACCGCGGCCGAAGCGCTCGGGTGGGGCTTGATCAACGAGGTGGTGCCCGATGGCACCGTCGTCGACGCGGCAATGGCTCTGGCGCAACGTATTACCGCCAACGCACCGCTGGCCGTGCAGGCCAGCAAGCGCGTCGCGGTCGGTGTCGACGATCGCGTCATCACCGCCGACGAGGCCGGCTGGACACGCACCATGCGGGAGATCGGCGCGCTGATGAAATCCGAGGACGCCAAGGAAGGCCCGCTCGCCTTCGCCGAGAAGCGCCAGCCGGTCTGGAAGGCGCGCTAG
- a CDS encoding thiolase family protein, which translates to MAEAVIVEAVRAPVGKRNGGLSGVHPAELSAQVLNGLVGRAGIDPEIVDDVIWGCVMQAGEQALDIARTAVLTAGWPESVPGVTVDRQCGSSQQSVHFAAAGVVAGHYDVVVAGGVESMSRTPMGSSLANGGNPYSAGFKSRYERTPNQGVGAEMMAERWGFDRTALDQFSLDSHEKAAAAQDSGAFDDQIVGIKDADGNLVLKDEGIRRGGTIEKMAAIKPAFKEDGVIHAGNASQISDGSAALLFMSAEKAKSLGLKPLARVHTAVLAGADPVIMLSAPIPATEKALKRSGLSVDDIGVFEVNEAFAPVPMAWLKEIGADEKRLNPNGGAIALGHPLGGSGARIMTTLLYHMRDNGIRYGLQTMCEGGGQANATILELL; encoded by the coding sequence ATGGCCGAAGCGGTAATTGTCGAAGCAGTGCGCGCGCCGGTCGGCAAGCGCAACGGCGGACTGTCCGGCGTGCACCCCGCCGAGCTGTCGGCCCAGGTGCTCAACGGCCTGGTCGGGCGTGCCGGTATCGATCCCGAGATCGTCGACGACGTCATCTGGGGCTGCGTCATGCAGGCCGGCGAGCAGGCCCTCGACATCGCCCGCACCGCGGTGCTGACGGCGGGTTGGCCCGAGTCGGTACCTGGTGTGACCGTTGATCGGCAGTGCGGTTCCAGCCAGCAGTCGGTGCATTTCGCCGCCGCTGGCGTGGTGGCAGGCCACTACGACGTCGTGGTCGCAGGTGGTGTCGAGTCAATGTCGCGCACCCCGATGGGCTCCTCGCTGGCCAACGGCGGCAACCCCTACTCGGCCGGTTTTAAGAGCCGTTACGAGCGCACCCCCAACCAGGGTGTCGGCGCGGAGATGATGGCCGAGCGGTGGGGCTTCGACCGAACCGCACTCGATCAGTTCTCGCTGGATTCCCATGAGAAGGCCGCTGCTGCACAGGATTCCGGTGCCTTTGACGACCAGATCGTGGGCATCAAGGATGCCGACGGCAACCTTGTTCTGAAGGATGAAGGGATCCGCCGCGGCGGGACCATCGAAAAGATGGCCGCCATCAAGCCTGCCTTCAAAGAGGACGGGGTGATCCACGCGGGCAACGCGTCGCAGATCTCCGACGGCTCGGCCGCGCTGCTGTTCATGTCGGCCGAGAAGGCTAAGTCTCTTGGTCTCAAGCCGCTTGCCCGCGTGCACACCGCGGTGCTGGCCGGTGCCGACCCGGTGATCATGTTGAGTGCGCCGATCCCGGCCACCGAGAAGGCGCTGAAGCGTTCCGGCCTCTCAGTCGACGACATCGGTGTTTTCGAGGTCAACGAGGCGTTCGCGCCGGTTCCGATGGCCTGGCTCAAGGAGATCGGCGCCGACGAGAAGAGGCTCAACCCCAACGGCGGCGCGATCGCGCTGGGTCACCCGCTCGGCGGATCCGGCGCACGGATCATGACCACACTGCTGTACCACATGCGGGACAACGGAATTCGCTACGGACTGCAGACCATGTGCGAGGGCGGCGGCCAGGCCAACGCCACCATCCTCGAGCTGCTGTAG
- a CDS encoding DUF3556 domain-containing protein, with amino-acid sequence MGFLKQEVPVIDLETWSQGTRAEKIKPMARHWAEVGFGTPVALHLFYVVKILLYVFVGALFGLATKGIDGFTNIGSWWSEPIVYEKAVLYTMLFEVVGLGCGFGPLNNRFWPPMGSILYWLRPKTIRLPPWPNLVPLTKGDSRSPVDVALYAALIVMILVALFSDGTGPIPELGTTVGLLPTWQIATVVALLALAGLRDKVIFLAARGEVYGALAVAFLFAGVDVIIALKLVCMAIWIGAATSKLTRHFPFVISTMMSNSPVVRPRFLKRMFFKNFPEDLRPGRMSHILAHVSTAIEGLVPLALFFSHGGWPTAIAAFVMVCFHFGILSAIPMGVPLEWNVFMIFSVLSLFVAHAQIGITDITTPWPILLFLALAVTVFLGNAVPRKVSFLPGMRYYAGNWDTTLWCVKPSAEAKIEQNLVTIANMPAAQLEKFYGSKEAAQIPLFMGYAFRAFNTHGKALFTLAHRAMAGENEDDYSITDGERICSMAIGWNFGDGHMHNEQLITAMQARCHFEPGEVRVVLLDGQPIHRQRQAYRLVDAATGEFETGYVNVSDMVTRQPWDDTLPVHVTSGRPAGHSDPGIGTTDRTVG; translated from the coding sequence ATGGGATTTCTGAAGCAGGAAGTACCCGTCATCGACCTCGAGACGTGGAGCCAGGGCACGCGCGCGGAGAAGATCAAGCCGATGGCCCGGCACTGGGCTGAGGTCGGCTTTGGCACCCCGGTGGCGCTGCACCTGTTTTACGTCGTCAAGATCCTGCTGTACGTCTTTGTCGGCGCACTATTCGGTCTGGCCACCAAGGGCATCGACGGCTTCACCAATATCGGCTCGTGGTGGTCGGAACCGATCGTCTACGAAAAGGCCGTGCTGTACACGATGCTCTTCGAGGTCGTCGGCCTCGGCTGTGGTTTCGGCCCGCTGAACAACCGCTTCTGGCCGCCGATGGGCTCGATCCTGTATTGGTTGCGTCCCAAGACGATCCGGCTGCCACCGTGGCCCAACCTGGTGCCGCTGACCAAGGGCGACAGCCGCAGCCCCGTCGACGTGGCGCTCTATGCGGCGTTGATCGTGATGATCCTGGTGGCGTTGTTCTCCGACGGCACCGGGCCGATCCCGGAGCTGGGCACCACGGTCGGACTACTGCCGACCTGGCAGATCGCGACTGTCGTTGCGCTGCTGGCGCTGGCAGGCCTGCGGGACAAGGTGATCTTCCTGGCCGCCCGCGGTGAGGTGTACGGCGCGTTGGCGGTCGCGTTCCTGTTCGCCGGCGTCGACGTCATCATCGCCTTGAAGCTGGTGTGCATGGCGATCTGGATCGGCGCCGCGACATCCAAGCTCACCCGGCACTTCCCGTTCGTCATCTCCACGATGATGTCCAACAGCCCGGTCGTGCGGCCTCGGTTCCTCAAGCGGATGTTCTTCAAGAACTTCCCCGAAGACCTTCGGCCCGGCCGGATGTCGCATATTTTGGCGCATGTCAGCACGGCCATCGAGGGGCTGGTGCCGCTGGCGTTGTTCTTCTCTCATGGTGGCTGGCCGACCGCGATCGCGGCCTTCGTGATGGTCTGCTTCCACTTCGGCATCCTGTCGGCCATCCCGATGGGGGTGCCCCTGGAGTGGAACGTTTTCATGATCTTCTCCGTGCTGTCGCTGTTCGTCGCGCACGCCCAGATTGGGATCACCGACATCACCACACCGTGGCCGATTCTGCTGTTCCTAGCGCTCGCCGTGACGGTGTTTCTGGGAAACGCTGTCCCGCGCAAGGTTTCCTTCCTGCCCGGCATGCGCTACTACGCCGGCAACTGGGACACCACGCTGTGGTGCGTGAAGCCCTCCGCAGAGGCCAAGATCGAGCAGAACTTGGTGACGATCGCCAACATGCCCGCCGCTCAGCTGGAGAAGTTCTACGGCAGCAAGGAAGCCGCGCAGATCCCGCTCTTCATGGGATATGCGTTCCGCGCCTTCAACACTCACGGCAAGGCTCTGTTCACCCTTGCTCACCGCGCCATGGCCGGAGAGAACGAGGACGACTACTCCATCACCGACGGCGAACGCATCTGCAGTATGGCGATCGGCTGGAACTTCGGCGACGGGCATATGCACAACGAACAGCTCATCACCGCGATGCAGGCGCGGTGCCACTTCGAACCCGGCGAGGTCCGCGTCGTCCTGCTCGACGGCCAGCCGATCCACCGGCAACGGCAGGCCTACCGGCTGGTTGACGCCGCGACCGGTGAGTTCGAGACCGGGTACGTCAATGTCTCCGACATGGTCACCCGCCAGCCCTGGGACGACACGCTGCCGGTGCACGTGACATCGGGGCGGCCGGCTGGGCACAGCGACCCGGGGATCGGCACGACTGACCGAACGGTTGGTTGA
- a CDS encoding DoxX family protein produces the protein MTAYSVGLLILRVVLGVTMAAHGYNKFFGGGRIKGTAGWFDSIGMRPGIFHARVAASTEMAAGIGLAVGLLTPVPAAGFVALMLVAAWTVHRHNGFFIVKEGWEYNLVLAAGAVALAATGAGKYSLDYALFHGTSVYHWLHGWCGLLIAVVLGLAGGIGQLAIFYRPPAKA, from the coding sequence ATGACTGCCTACAGTGTCGGACTGCTGATCCTGCGTGTGGTGCTCGGGGTGACCATGGCTGCCCACGGTTACAACAAGTTCTTCGGCGGCGGCCGGATCAAGGGCACCGCCGGCTGGTTCGACAGCATCGGCATGCGGCCGGGCATCTTCCACGCACGGGTGGCGGCCAGTACTGAGATGGCGGCCGGCATAGGTCTGGCGGTGGGGTTGCTGACACCGGTACCGGCTGCCGGGTTCGTGGCGCTGATGTTGGTCGCGGCCTGGACGGTGCACCGGCACAACGGTTTCTTCATCGTCAAGGAAGGCTGGGAGTACAACCTGGTGCTGGCGGCCGGGGCCGTGGCGCTGGCGGCGACTGGCGCCGGCAAGTACAGCCTGGATTACGCGCTTTTTCACGGCACGAGCGTCTACCACTGGCTGCACGGCTGGTGCGGGTTGCTGATCGCGGTGGTGCTCGGTCTGGCCGGCGGAATCGGGCAGCTGGCGATCTTCTACCGCCCGCCCGCCAAGGCCTGA
- a CDS encoding DUF1298 domain-containing protein, whose product MTAVDAQMFWLSAAVPNDQIVVYAFDGSPGALDVAVDELRRRAQGCDELCLRVVDGGGWRYPRWIPREVGAEQFVVHHAGGVDWQGCLDTAAGLRGDPLDLRRMTWRAHIFPQVLGVPGSSGVGSVVVLQTGHAFADGSRGTALAGALLGRERPVPVPVVTRRGFLPVRGIAAARAHRMLVRDTEAGVVPPPAPGCPLLSINARPRARPVVRTVALRRDQLARPTVTIGVLVAVSDALAGYLAAGGEDTSTLGAEVTMAGQQDPSAHNNFRNVGIGLHPDLDRARRAELISTELGAQRRRGEHPAMRASAAASAAIPAPLLRWGVRQFDPDARGATVTGNTVVSSVNRGPADLSFGGFPVLLAAGFSGLSPMMSLTHGVHGLGDTITVSVHADPDNVDVDDYWERLGVALRVRGYLG is encoded by the coding sequence ATGACCGCGGTTGACGCGCAGATGTTCTGGTTGTCGGCCGCAGTTCCCAACGACCAGATCGTGGTGTACGCCTTCGACGGCTCGCCCGGTGCTCTTGACGTTGCCGTCGACGAGCTGCGGCGCCGGGCGCAGGGGTGCGACGAACTGTGCTTGCGGGTGGTCGACGGCGGCGGATGGCGGTACCCGCGCTGGATTCCGCGTGAGGTCGGCGCCGAGCAGTTCGTCGTCCATCATGCCGGGGGAGTGGACTGGCAGGGCTGTCTGGACACCGCGGCAGGCCTGCGCGGCGACCCGCTCGATCTTCGCCGAATGACTTGGCGCGCACACATTTTCCCGCAGGTTTTGGGAGTGCCGGGGTCCAGCGGGGTCGGCTCGGTGGTGGTGCTGCAGACGGGCCATGCGTTCGCCGACGGCAGTCGGGGGACTGCGCTGGCCGGCGCGTTGCTGGGCCGCGAACGGCCGGTGCCAGTGCCCGTTGTGACCCGGCGCGGGTTCCTGCCGGTGCGTGGAATCGCCGCCGCCCGGGCACATCGCATGCTGGTGCGCGACACCGAGGCGGGCGTGGTGCCCCCGCCCGCCCCAGGATGCCCGTTGCTCAGCATCAACGCGCGACCCCGAGCGAGGCCGGTGGTGCGGACAGTGGCGCTGCGGCGCGATCAGCTGGCACGCCCCACCGTGACGATCGGCGTGCTGGTTGCGGTCTCCGACGCACTGGCGGGCTATCTGGCCGCGGGCGGTGAGGACACCTCGACACTGGGTGCCGAAGTCACCATGGCCGGACAGCAGGATCCGAGTGCGCACAACAACTTTCGCAATGTCGGCATTGGGCTCCATCCTGATCTGGACCGGGCCCGCCGAGCCGAGCTGATCAGCACCGAACTGGGCGCCCAGCGCCGCCGCGGCGAACACCCGGCGATGCGGGCATCGGCCGCCGCGTCCGCGGCGATTCCCGCCCCGTTGCTGCGCTGGGGAGTGCGGCAGTTCGATCCGGATGCGCGTGGCGCGACGGTCACCGGCAATACCGTGGTGTCCAGCGTGAACCGCGGGCCGGCGGATCTGTCGTTCGGCGGATTCCCTGTCCTGCTCGCCGCGGGGTTCTCCGGGCTGTCGCCGATGATGAGCCTTACCCACGGTGTGCACGGGCTCGGCGACACCATCACGGTCAGCGTGCACGCCGACCCGGACAACGTCGATGTCGACGACTATTGGGAGCGGCTGGGGGTGGCGCTTCGGGTGCGCGGCTACCTCGGCTGA
- a CDS encoding SDR family NAD(P)-dependent oxidoreductase: MLPPPGPSRAALITGASSGIGAEIARQLSARGHHVILVARRTDQLTALSEELEGPSSVVGADLSKPADRAALPDRVAALGLEVDILVNNAGLSTTGPVAAADPGAELNVVEVDVAAVVDLCTRFVAGMVRRRRGAVLNVASLGAFGPLPGQAVYGAAKAFVLSYTHALREELKPSGVTATALCPGPVKTGFGEAAGISDEDAEAALPKPLWVSAEDVAKAAVDGLAAGKPVVVPGRLNHAATVVYQLTPKRLLLPLLARSHPSLKPK; the protein is encoded by the coding sequence GTGCTGCCGCCCCCTGGTCCCAGCCGCGCTGCGCTCATCACCGGAGCCTCATCAGGCATCGGGGCTGAGATTGCCCGGCAACTCTCCGCCCGCGGCCATCATGTCATCCTGGTGGCCCGGCGCACCGACCAGCTCACTGCGCTCTCCGAAGAGTTAGAAGGCCCCAGTTCTGTTGTTGGAGCTGATCTTTCGAAGCCCGCCGACCGAGCCGCTCTCCCCGATCGGGTGGCCGCACTCGGCCTCGAAGTCGACATCCTGGTCAACAACGCCGGACTGTCCACCACCGGTCCGGTGGCCGCGGCGGACCCCGGTGCCGAGTTGAACGTGGTCGAAGTCGACGTCGCCGCGGTGGTCGATCTGTGTACCCGGTTCGTGGCCGGCATGGTGCGCCGGCGCCGCGGCGCGGTGCTCAACGTGGCCTCGCTGGGCGCCTTCGGCCCGCTGCCTGGCCAGGCCGTATACGGTGCGGCCAAGGCCTTCGTTCTGTCCTACACCCACGCGCTGCGCGAGGAACTCAAACCCAGCGGCGTGACGGCCACCGCCCTGTGCCCGGGTCCGGTCAAGACCGGATTCGGCGAGGCCGCCGGAATCTCCGACGAGGACGCTGAAGCCGCGCTACCCAAACCACTGTGGGTGTCGGCCGAAGATGTCGCCAAGGCCGCCGTGGACGGATTGGCCGCCGGTAAGCCCGTCGTCGTACCGGGACGGCTCAACCACGCGGCCACCGTGGTCTACCAGCTGACGCCGAAGCGGCTACTTTTGCCGCTGCTGGCCCGCAGTCACCCCAGCCTCAAGCCGAAGTAG
- a CDS encoding alpha/beta fold hydrolase: MTEPRWIDVSAPAVQLRALSWGPDDGPIALCLHGFPDTAYGFRKLAPHLVAAGYRVIAPFMRGYVPSSIPTDGSYHIGAVMDDALQVRAACDPTDADVVIGHDWGAIAATGLAAMPDTPFTRAVVMSVPPSAALRPRVGRPLANRGRLLRLVPRQFVRSWYISYFQLPFLPERSSSWIVPLLWRRWSPGYNAAEDLRHVDAAIGSPDRWRAALGTYRATIRNTRLPARYAELHALWLEAPRLPTLYLHGSDDGCMTPEFTPWVRDVLPPGSDAAIVEHAGHFLQLERPDAVGQRIVDFLSATSA; this comes from the coding sequence ATGACGGAGCCGCGCTGGATTGACGTTTCGGCACCTGCGGTACAGCTGCGCGCGCTGAGCTGGGGACCCGATGACGGCCCGATTGCCTTGTGTCTGCACGGTTTTCCCGATACCGCCTATGGATTCCGGAAGCTGGCGCCGCACCTGGTGGCCGCAGGTTACCGGGTCATCGCCCCGTTCATGCGTGGCTATGTCCCCTCATCGATCCCCACCGACGGCAGCTATCACATCGGGGCGGTGATGGACGACGCGCTGCAGGTGCGCGCCGCCTGTGATCCCACCGACGCCGATGTCGTCATCGGCCATGACTGGGGTGCTATCGCCGCCACCGGCCTGGCCGCGATGCCGGACACCCCGTTCACCCGAGCCGTCGTCATGTCGGTGCCGCCGTCGGCGGCGTTGCGGCCGCGGGTCGGCAGGCCGCTGGCCAACCGGGGCCGGCTGCTGCGGCTGGTGCCGAGGCAGTTCGTGCGTAGCTGGTACATCAGCTACTTCCAGCTGCCCTTTCTGCCGGAGCGCTCATCGTCCTGGATCGTCCCGCTGCTGTGGCGGCGCTGGTCGCCCGGCTACAACGCCGCCGAGGATCTGCGCCACGTCGATGCCGCGATCGGCTCGCCGGACCGGTGGCGCGCCGCGCTGGGCACCTACCGGGCGACGATCCGTAACACCCGCCTGCCGGCCCGTTACGCCGAACTGCACGCCCTCTGGCTCGAGGCACCCCGCCTGCCGACCCTGTACCTGCACGGCAGCGACGATGGTTGTATGACACCGGAATTCACGCCGTGGGTGCGTGACGTCCTGCCGCCCGGCAGCGATGCGGCGATCGTCGAACATGCCGGACATTTCCTGCAGCTCGAACGGCCCGACGCGGTGGGTCAGCGGATCGTGGACTTCCTGTCGGCTACTTCGGCTTGA
- a CDS encoding Mce protein: MADEPAASEDEAATPEEVETTLAADDSELLDEPAQALVVKSGWTHVRLALVVGTVIVVALGGLAGWLGYRAYDAKKTDQLRELLVSVGRQGAINLTTIHFDEADKDVQRILDSATDAFYDDFAKRSQPFIEVVKQAQSKSDGQVTEAGLESMTGDQGQVLVAVTVTTSNAGAPNQPPRSWRMRLTVKKTGNDEAKVSKVEFVP; encoded by the coding sequence ATGGCTGACGAGCCCGCCGCGTCCGAGGACGAGGCCGCCACGCCAGAAGAGGTTGAGACGACCCTGGCGGCCGACGACAGTGAACTGCTGGACGAGCCGGCGCAGGCGTTGGTGGTCAAGTCGGGGTGGACCCATGTTCGGCTCGCTCTGGTCGTGGGGACCGTTATCGTCGTCGCCCTCGGCGGGCTCGCCGGTTGGCTCGGCTATCGCGCCTATGACGCCAAGAAGACCGATCAACTTCGCGAGCTCCTCGTCAGCGTCGGCAGGCAGGGTGCGATCAACCTGACCACCATCCACTTCGACGAGGCCGACAAGGATGTGCAGCGCATCCTCGACTCGGCCACCGACGCGTTCTACGACGACTTCGCCAAGCGGTCCCAGCCGTTCATCGAGGTCGTCAAGCAGGCGCAGTCCAAGTCCGACGGCCAGGTGACCGAGGCCGGGCTGGAGTCGATGACCGGCGACCAAGGTCAGGTGCTGGTGGCCGTCACCGTCACGACCTCCAACGCCGGCGCGCCCAACCAGCCACCGCGTTCGTGGCGGATGCGGTTGACGGTCAAGAAGACCGGTAATGACGAAGCGAAGGTCTCGAAAGTGGAGTTCGTGCCGTGA